In Clostridiales bacterium, a single genomic region encodes these proteins:
- a CDS encoding GntR family transcriptional regulator translates to MTATKDTGLKYQKMKKYIIDQINNKVYKPNERIPSENELSKLLGFSIITVRKAMAELVNENIIYRVQGKGSFVVDTNKIAASKRIAALIMSGNGPYDSSLLQIIKGIQTYFKKENYSLIVESSDSNIEKEKKIIDDLVGKGVQGIILYSSNPDANIISIKRMREMMFPLVLIDRYIEEYPINYVCPNNFAGAFSATEYLLKSGHKKIAFVAYEFYLSSEKERFKGYCKAMEDFKVDVNPELLFTEHDVDFERMLNLIREEQLTAIFAANDRRALELMDLLSRNNIRIPDDVSIIGFDDCENIKYAKISLSTVRQDFIGLGYEAANILLETIKNPDMEYKVVMLPTKLIIRDSTKNIK, encoded by the coding sequence ATGACTGCTACTAAAGATACTGGCTTGAAATACCAGAAAATGAAGAAATATATTATTGATCAGATTAATAATAAGGTGTACAAGCCAAATGAACGTATACCAAGCGAAAATGAGTTGTCCAAACTTTTAGGGTTTAGCATTATTACCGTTCGTAAGGCAATGGCTGAACTTGTAAATGAAAATATTATTTACCGTGTGCAGGGAAAAGGCAGCTTTGTAGTTGATACTAATAAAATTGCCGCAAGCAAGAGGATAGCTGCGCTCATAATGTCAGGAAATGGGCCATATGACAGTTCGTTACTGCAGATAATAAAAGGCATTCAGACGTATTTTAAAAAAGAAAATTATTCTTTAATTGTAGAAAGTTCGGACTCGAATATTGAGAAGGAGAAGAAAATAATTGATGATTTAGTAGGGAAAGGAGTGCAGGGTATAATACTTTATTCATCAAATCCGGATGCAAATATTATTTCGATAAAAAGAATGAGGGAGATGATGTTTCCACTTGTACTGATAGACAGATATATAGAAGAATACCCTATTAATTATGTCTGCCCCAATAATTTCGCTGGTGCTTTCTCAGCAACCGAATATTTACTGAAGTCAGGACACAAAAAAATTGCATTTGTTGCTTATGAGTTTTACTTGAGTTCAGAGAAGGAAAGATTCAAGGGATACTGTAAGGCTATGGAGGATTTCAAGGTTGATGTCAATCCAGAATTGTTATTTACCGAGCATGATGTTGATTTTGAACGCATGTTGAATTTAATAAGAGAGGAACAATTAACAGCGATTTTTGCCGCTAATGACCGCAGGGCGCTTGAATTAATGGATTTGTTAAGTAGAAATAATATAAGAATTCCAGATGATGTTTCAATCATAGGATTTGATGATTGTGAAAATATAAAATATGCAAAAATATCTTTAAGCACTGTAAGACAGGATTTTATCGGCTTAGGATATGAAGCTGCAAATATATTGCTCGAGACAATTAAAAATCCTGATATGGAATATAAAGTAGTTATGCTTCCAACAAAACTGATTATTCGAGATTCTACTAAAAATATAAAATAA